The DNA sequence TCTACAACGAGCTCGTGGACCTCGGCGATGTTCCCGCCTTCAACACGCTCAACCGCTTCACCGAAGGCTACCCGCTCGGTGCGTTCGTGTCGAAGCGCATCCGCAACATCGACGAGGCGACCGGCGTCGTGACCGTCGCCGACACCTTCGAGGTGGTCGGCTCGCAGTTCCCGGGCTTCGAGGGCACGCTGACCTCGACGTTCACGCTCTTCCGTCAGCTGCGCATCTCGGCACAGTTCGACACCAAGCAAGACTACCTTGTGTACAACAACACCGACTTCTTCCGCGAGACGCAGCTGGTGCGCAGCAACGCGCGTCTGGACACCACGGTCCTGTCGCGTCGCGAGCGCCTGAAGCGCTACGGCAATCCGACGCCGGGCCAGCCGGCGTTCCGTCAGGAGAACGGGGCCAGCACCACGGTGAACGAAGTACGGGATTATTACCTGCAACCAGGTGACTTCGTCCGCTTTCGTGAGCTCGGTGTAACGTGGGACATCCCGGCCAAGTACGCGACGCGCATGCCCGGCGTTGCGACCGCGTCGCTCGGATTCGCGGTACAGAACGTCGCACTCTGGAAGGACAAGGATTTCACGGGCCCCGATCCTGAAGTAATCTCGGCCGCCGGCGCGCAGTTCAACCGCACCGACTTCCTGACTCTTCCGAATCCGCGCACGACCGTGCTGCGGCTCAACATCACCTTCTGAGGGACGAATGCGACTGATTCCCAAGTTGTCCCGAGCCGCGACGGCCTTCGGAGGAGCCCTGCTTCTCTCGACGGCCGTGGCGTGCGCTGACTTCCTTACGGTCAGCAACCCGAACGTCATCAACCGGGACGAAATCGACCCGGTGCAGGACGCGACCACGTTGGCCAACTCCGCCCAGCAGTCGTACCAGTCGGCCCTCGGCTGGCTGATCATGTACGGCAGCTGGTTCCAGGGCGAAACGCTGGTGGCGGAGACGTTCCCCACACGTAACGAGTTCGGCCGCCGCGAAGTCGTCGCGGCGAACGGCTCGCTCAACGCCGACGTGTGGTTCCCGCTGTCGCAGTCGATTTCGGGGAACGCGCTCGTCGCCGAGCTCGCGCTGCCGAACCCGGACACGAACATCAACTATGTCCGGGCCCACACCTGGCTGGGCTACGGCTTCCTGCTGATGGCCGAGCAGTTCTGTGAGGGCACGACGCGCGGTGGTCCGTCGCTCGACACCAACACGATGTTGGATTCGGCGATCGCCAACTTCGGCGTCGCGATCACGAAGGGCACCGCCAACGGCAGCGCGGCGGCGGTCCAGCTGGCGAACATCTCGCGCGTGGGCCGGGCCCGTGCCCGTCTCCAGCGCGGCCTGAACGCCGACGCTCTCGCCGATGCCACGTCGGTGCCGGCGGGCTTCACGTTCTCGTTCACGCACCTCGACGATCCGGGCAACCGGACGCGCCTCTCGAACCGCATGTGGCAGTTCACGTTCGACCGCGGTTCGATCACGGTGGCGCCGGCGTTCCAGGTGAATGACCCGCGCGTGCCGTACCAGCTCCCCGGCCAGCACTCGTTGGCGGCGCAGGACCCGAACTCGGGCCCCTTCGTCATCCAGCGTAAGTACCCGGCCTACACCAGCCCGATCCGCGTGGCGTCCAAGCTCGAGGCGGACTACATCGCCGCCGAGATCAACGGCAACGCTGCGCAGCTCGCGCTGATCAACACCCGCCGCGCGGCGGCGGGGCTCACGCCGTATGCCGGCGCGGTCGACAACGCGTCGGTGCTGCGGGAGTTCATGCGCCAGAAGCACCTCGACTTCTACCTCGAAGGCCAGCGCTTCGGCGACTGGCGCCGCGTGCCGGCGGCCGTGACGGACGTGCCGGTCCCGGGCTCGACGTACTTCAAGCCGGGCTTCTCGCCGGTCGGCAACCAGACCTGCTATCCGCTGCCGCTGGCGGAGACCGACAACAACCCGAACTTCACCCCGTAAGGGGCGGTTCACCGCAGGCACAACGGGGGGCTGGCACTCGCGCCAGCCCCCCGTTGGTCTTTCCCTGCTCCGCGCCTACGGATTGAACCAGTAGCTCAGCTTGAGGAGCACCGTGTTGTCGGGGTGCGTGCCGAAAAGCGAGCGCACGTCACGGCCCATGTCGAAGGTCCCCGGATTCCGCGCGTCGGCCCGACCTTGCTGCCACACCACGAAGAGCACCGAACCGGGGCGATACTCCCAGCGGAACACGACATTGGAGTTGAACTGCTTGCTGTTGAACCCGCCCGGGTCCGCCCCGCCGCCGTAGGGCGCATAGCGCGCATCGTACGCGCGGGCGTACGGATCGGCGATCTCACGCCAATCCGTAAAGTCGCCCACCGCGATGAACGGCTGGGCGTAGAGCTGCAGCGAGAGCGTCGGGCTCAGCGTCACATTCGCACGCGCCGTCAACTGCACGAGGTCCTGGTCGAGGCGCGCAAAGGTGTAGTGCGTGGTATCGCTGAACGCGCTGCCGAAGTCTGCACCCACTGCGCATCGAGGACGCGCCCTTCGTACCCCGCCCCGAGCTCGAACGACGTGCGCGAGCCGGCGCGCGCGACGACGCCGACTTCTGCCGCACGTGACCAGCTGCGTCCCTCATCCGCGCGCGCGAAGGCCACGGACGCCGAGGGTTGCAGCGCCCGGCGGGCGTCGCCGTCAAACGTGACCGCGACGCGGTGTTGCGCCGACTGCCGCAGGGCCGGTCCGCCGCGCGCGCAGGACACGCAGTGAGTGGCGCCGAGATTCGACGCCGTGTACGTGATCGTGCTGGTCCAGAAGTTCGTGAACTCGGCGAATCCGTGCAGCTGAGCCTGCGAGCCGGTCGGCAGTCCGCCGGTGGTCCAATGCTGCTCCGCCGAGGCGACGGCCATGACGCGACGATGCCAGAGTCCCGGGCGCAGCGCCGCCAGGACCATCTGATTCCGCAGCATCACGTCGTTGACCAGCGTCACGAACCCGAGGTCATTCAGCTCGGTCCCCGGCGCCGCGTACCGCGTGGTCGTTTCCCAGCGCACGCGGCCGGCGTACCGACGCAGGCTGAGCGAACTCACCCCGCCGTCCATCGACCGCCGCGTGGGGTCGTAGTCCATCTCGTGGTCCGGCCGCTGGAAGTAATGCACGCTGGTCAATTGCGTGCGCGCGATGGCATCGGCGCTGCCACGGGCCGTGGAGCGTCCGGTGTAGCCGCTGACTTCCCAGCGATCGGCAAAGCGATGGTAGCCCTGCAAGAGCAGCGTGTACGCCTCGCGGCGGAGGAGCGGTTCCGTCGCGGCGTCGAGGTCGCGGACCAGTGCGGTGACCATGGTGCCGAACTGCGATCGACCGCCCCGGAAGTCCTGCACCAAGCGTCCCACCAGCGTGGTGGTCTGGGGCTCGATGGTCTGGCCGAGGCTGCCGGTCTCGCGGGCCGAGGAGACGGCGACCACGCCGAACTGCGCACCGCCCTCGAGACGGCCGGTGATCTTCGCGGCGGCCTGGATGCGACTGAAGCGCGGATCGGAGGGCGCCGCGCGCAATTGCGGCGTGCGGCCCACGCGTCGCGTGTAGAAGATGCCTTCGCAGGGCCCCTGGCAGCGGAAGAGGTTCACGCCCTCTTGGAAGAACGGCCGACGCTCGTCGAAGCGGATCTCGAACGCACTGAGATTCAGCACCGCGGGATCCATCTCGACTTGGCCGAAGTCGGGATTGATCGTCGCGTCGAGCGTGATGTTGTTCGTGAGCCCCGCCTTCAGGTCGAGGCCCGCGGTCTGCTGCTGCGGATTCCGCCAGCCGCTGGGCGTGGGCTCGGTGACGTTCTTGCTGACCGCGTAGGGCATCACTTCGAGCCGCCGGTTGCGGCCGATGTCACGGATACCCACGAGGTCGCCCAGCTGCGAGGCAAAGGTCTGCCGCGAGGGGCGATAGACCGGCCACGCATCGCGCTCGCCATAGCGGGCGACGTCGCGCCAGACGCCGAAGCCGAACACGTGCTCATCCTTCGGCGTAAACCGCAGTTGGCTGAACGGAATCGCGAACTCGGCGTTCCAGCCGTCCGCGTCGATGCTCGTCGCGGCGTCCCACACGCCGTCCCAGGCGATGTCCTCCTGGACGTCACCATAGACGGTGGCGTCGCGCTTCACCCCGGCGGGGTTCACCATGAACTGCAGGGCGCTGCGACGGTCCCGGAACCCGTCGATGACGACCTTGATCCACTCCGACGGTGTACGGATGTCGCGGCGGCTGAGTAGCGCGACGAGCGAGTCCGGTCGCGGATCGTAGGCCTTCACGAAGACGTAGAGCACGCGGTCGTCGTAGGCGACACGGATACTCGTTCGGAATCGCGCCGGCCCCGCCTCCGTGGGCGTGAACTGATAGAACTCGTCTGTCTCCGGGGCGGTGGCCCAGACGCGTTCGGTGTCGCGGCCGTCGATGAGCATCGGCTCGTCGCTGCGTACGGCGCGCGCCTGCGCGCTGTTGGGATCGGAGGGTTGCGCCGCTGCCATGATCGGGAGCAGCAGCGCGACGCCAGCAAGGGAAAGTCGCATTCCGGGAAGGATCGGGTCGGAGTACCGCAGGGATGTCGCTCTTACGCGGGGGCGCCCCGGATTGTTTAGCCGGCACGTAGCCGGGGATTCCTCCGATACTCAAATGACCTATCTTGCGTTCTTCCCCCAAGCCCCCCGACGTGGCCGATCCGCGCCCAACCCCTCCGCTGCACCCCGACGACCCGCAGATGTATCGCGACCTCGTGGAGTTCTCCCCCGAGGCTGCGTATGTCGTGGCCGACGGCCGCATCGTCTACGTCAACCCAGCGGCCATCCGGCTGTTCGCGGCGGAGGATGCCACCCAGCTCATTGGCTCGGAGATCCTCGCGCACATCCATCCCGACGACCATGCGCTCGCGTTGGCGCGTCGCAAGGCCGTGCTCACGTCCGGCGTCCCCGCCCCGATGGTCGAGATGCGCTTCGTGGCGCTCGATGGCCGCATCTTCGAAGTCGAGGTGCAGGCCACGCGTATCCTGCACGACGGACGTCCGGCCACCTACGCGGCGGCCCGCGACATCTCCGCGCGCAAGCGGCTCGAGGAACAGGTGCGAGAGTCGCAGAAGCTCGAGGCCGTGGGCCGACTCGCCGGCGGCATCGCGCACGACTTCAACAACACGCTCGCGGTGATCCTCGGACACAGCGAGATGCTGCTGGCGGACCTACCGGCGGATCACGCGATGCGCGACGAGTTGCAGGCCATCCACCGGGCCGCGCAGCACTCGGCCAGCCTCACGCGGCAGCTGCTCACCTACGCACGACGCCAGCCGATCGCGCCCCGCGCCCTCGACCTCAACACGGCGGTGCACGACACGCTGCGCATGCTGCGGCCGTTGCTCGGGGAGAACGTCACGCTGGATTGGGTCCCCGCGACCGAGTCCTGCCATGTCTTGATGGACCCGGCGCAACTCGACCAGATCCTCACGAACCTGTGCGCCAACGCGCGCGACGCGATCGACGATGTGGGCAGCCTGACGATCAGCACGCGGCTCGTCGAGCTCGACGAGGCAGCCGCGCGTCGCCTGCCGGACGGCCGCCCGGGCCCGTACGTGCTCCTCTCCTGCGCGGACAGCGGGCGCGGCGTGCCGCCCGAACTGCTCGACCGCATCTTCGAGCCCTTCTTCACGACCAAGCCGCAGGGGCGTGGTACGGGACTCGGCCTGTCCACCGTCTACGGCATCGTCCGCCAGCACCACGGGAGCATCGTCGTGGAGAGCATGCCGGGCGTCGGCACACGGTTCGACCTGTACTTTCCGCGTCATGAACTCGAATCGGCGGCCGTCTCGGCAAGCGCGGCGACCGCCGTCGCTCCGACCGCGTCGGCACGGGTGCCCGCCTCGGCGACGGGTACGACCGTCCTGATCGTCGAAGATGAGGCGGCGGTGCTGCAGCTCACGCGCCGGGCCCTGGAGACGCAGGGCTATCGGGTGCTCGCCGCGGAAGGACCCACGGCCGCCTTGGAGCTCCTCACCTCGCATCCGGCGACGATTGACCTCCTGCTCACCGATGTGATGATGCCGGTCATGAGCGGACCGGACCTCGCGCGGCTGGTCCGCGCTGAGCGACCGGACATTCGGGTGCTGTTCATGTCGGGCTACAGCGCGGATCTGGTCGCGCGGCACGGACGCGCCGACGGCGACGCGACGCTGCTGAGCAAGCCGTTCACGCTCGCCGAGCTGTCGGCGAAGGTCCGCGAAGCCCTCGAGGCACGTAGCGCGGCCTAGGCCCGGTCGGCCGCCCCGGCCCTAGCCAAGCGCGCCGGCGCGTGGCAATCTCTGCGAATGGCCACCGCAAAGAAGAAACGCGCCGCGAAGAAGTCCAAGAAGGCCGCCGCCGCCAAGACGCGGGGCCTCGACGCCCGACGACTCGCCCCGACGGCGGCACCAACCGCCGTGAGCGCGCTCGCCGAGCGCATCGCCGATGATGGTGGCGACGTGTTGGCCACCTATCGGGACCCGCTGGGTGGCCGCTGGCAGCTGCTGGCGGCGCTACCGATTGACGCGGTCGCCCCCACACCGTACCAACGAGACCTCTCGGACACACATGTCGCCAAGCTGGCCGATGCGGTCGACAAGCTCGACCGCTTTCTCGATCCGATCGTCGCGGTGCCGGCTCCCGACGGGGGCTACTGGACGCCGAACGGCAATCATCGGCTCGGCGCCATGCGGCAGCTCGGCGCGAAAGCCATCACGGCGTTGGTCGTGCCCGAGCCCGAGCTGGCGCACCGCATCCTCGCGCTGAACACGGAGAAGGCC is a window from the Pseudogemmatithrix spongiicola genome containing:
- a CDS encoding DUF5916 domain-containing protein — its product is MGADFGSAFSDTTHYTFARLDQDLVQLTARANVTLSPTLSLQLYAQPFIAVGDFTDWREIADPYARAYDARYAPYGGGADPGGFNSKQFNSNVVFRWEYRPGSVLFVVWQQGRADARNPGTFDMGRDVRSLFGTHPDNTVLLKLSYWFNP
- a CDS encoding DUF5916 domain-containing protein — encoded protein: MRLSLAGVALLLPIMAAAQPSDPNSAQARAVRSDEPMLIDGRDTERVWATAPETDEFYQFTPTEAGPARFRTSIRVAYDDRVLYVFVKAYDPRPDSLVALLSRRDIRTPSEWIKVVIDGFRDRRSALQFMVNPAGVKRDATVYGDVQEDIAWDGVWDAATSIDADGWNAEFAIPFSQLRFTPKDEHVFGFGVWRDVARYGERDAWPVYRPSRQTFASQLGDLVGIRDIGRNRRLEVMPYAVSKNVTEPTPSGWRNPQQQTAGLDLKAGLTNNITLDATINPDFGQVEMDPAVLNLSAFEIRFDERRPFFQEGVNLFRCQGPCEGIFYTRRVGRTPQLRAAPSDPRFSRIQAAAKITGRLEGGAQFGVVAVSSARETGSLGQTIEPQTTTLVGRLVQDFRGGRSQFGTMVTALVRDLDAATEPLLRREAYTLLLQGYHRFADRWEVSGYTGRSTARGSADAIARTQLTSVHYFQRPDHEMDYDPTRRSMDGGVSSLSLRRYAGRVRWETTTRYAAPGTELNDLGFVTLVNDVMLRNQMVLAALRPGLWHRRVMAVASAEQHWTTGGLPTGSQAQLHGFAEFTNFWTSTITYTASNLGATHCVSCARGGPALRQSAQHRVAVTFDGDARRALQPSASVAFARADEGRSWSRAAEVGVVARAGSRTSFELGAGYEGRVLDAQWVQTSAARSAIPRTTPLRASTRTSCS
- a CDS encoding hybrid sensor histidine kinase/response regulator; the protein is MADPRPTPPLHPDDPQMYRDLVEFSPEAAYVVADGRIVYVNPAAIRLFAAEDATQLIGSEILAHIHPDDHALALARRKAVLTSGVPAPMVEMRFVALDGRIFEVEVQATRILHDGRPATYAAARDISARKRLEEQVRESQKLEAVGRLAGGIAHDFNNTLAVILGHSEMLLADLPADHAMRDELQAIHRAAQHSASLTRQLLTYARRQPIAPRALDLNTAVHDTLRMLRPLLGENVTLDWVPATESCHVLMDPAQLDQILTNLCANARDAIDDVGSLTISTRLVELDEAAARRLPDGRPGPYVLLSCADSGRGVPPELLDRIFEPFFTTKPQGRGTGLGLSTVYGIVRQHHGSIVVESMPGVGTRFDLYFPRHELESAAVSASAATAVAPTASARVPASATGTTVLIVEDEAAVLQLTRRALETQGYRVLAAEGPTAALELLTSHPATIDLLLTDVMMPVMSGPDLARLVRAERPDIRVLFMSGYSADLVARHGRADGDATLLSKPFTLAELSAKVREALEARSAA